One Acetobacterium sp. KB-1 DNA segment encodes these proteins:
- a CDS encoding flagellar biosynthesis anti-sigma factor FlgM translates to MKILSSNNLAVQSKTGQDTAAESSRRLDSQKKDIGKNKQDSSSISNSRSASFEDNRVSTAKSAILYDVTVKESSRLGELKEAVKNGTYHVPTDALVDALLK, encoded by the coding sequence ATGAAAATTTTATCAAGCAATAATCTCGCAGTTCAATCCAAAACAGGTCAGGATACAGCAGCAGAATCGAGCCGTCGTCTGGATTCGCAGAAAAAAGACATCGGCAAGAATAAACAAGACAGCAGCAGTATTTCAAACAGCCGTAGTGCGTCCTTTGAAGACAATCGCGTATCTACCGCCAAATCAGCGATCCTATACGATGTTACCGTCAAAGAATCAAGTCGTTTGGGTGAATTAAAAGAAGCCGTTAAAAACGGAACCTATCACGTACCAACCGATGCGTTGGTTGATGCGCTTCTAAAATAA
- a CDS encoding chemotaxis response regulator protein-glutamate methylesterase, whose translation MRLKQRIKVLIVDDSLVFRESLSREISKDPDIEVVGTATDPYMARDLIIKLKPDVLTLDVEMPKMNGIEFLKKLMPQYPLPVIVVSSVSKNVLDALDAGAVEFVTKPNVSRPGGMASFVNELIIKIKIASTAKVGNRKSDYTPSHPIANQGIDTQSRIIAIGASTGGTDAIHTVISGLPRDMPPIIIVQHMPPVFTKLYAERLNNTCELEVKEAADGDDLRPGRVLIAPGSYQMRLAKRGPGYSVKCTQEEKVSGHCPSVDVLFDSVADVAGKQSLGVILTGMGRDGANGLLKMHKKGAYTIGQDEKSSIVYGMPMVAYNIGAVDKQLSLERIADEIIRFLSK comes from the coding sequence ATGAGACTTAAGCAGAGAATTAAGGTGCTGATCGTAGACGATTCCCTGGTCTTTCGTGAGTCTCTATCAAGGGAAATATCGAAAGATCCCGACATTGAAGTCGTCGGAACAGCAACTGACCCCTATATGGCCAGAGATTTGATTATCAAATTAAAGCCTGACGTATTGACCCTGGATGTTGAAATGCCGAAGATGAATGGCATCGAATTTTTAAAAAAACTGATGCCCCAATACCCTTTGCCGGTTATTGTGGTCAGTTCGGTTTCTAAGAATGTCCTGGACGCCCTTGATGCCGGTGCCGTAGAATTTGTTACCAAGCCCAATGTTTCAAGGCCGGGTGGCATGGCTTCGTTTGTCAATGAGTTAATCATCAAAATTAAAATTGCCTCCACGGCTAAGGTTGGCAACCGTAAAAGTGATTATACCCCCAGCCATCCCATTGCCAATCAGGGGATTGACACCCAAAGCAGAATCATAGCTATCGGCGCCTCAACCGGCGGAACCGACGCTATTCATACTGTTATCTCCGGGTTGCCCAGGGATATGCCCCCGATTATTATTGTTCAGCATATGCCGCCGGTGTTTACCAAGCTCTATGCCGAACGGTTAAATAATACCTGCGAGCTGGAAGTTAAAGAAGCAGCGGACGGAGATGATTTAAGACCAGGTCGGGTTTTAATTGCCCCCGGCAGCTACCAGATGCGGCTGGCTAAAAGAGGACCCGGTTATAGTGTTAAGTGTACCCAGGAAGAAAAGGTTAGCGGCCATTGCCCATCGGTTGACGTTCTTTTCGATTCTGTGGCTGATGTGGCTGGAAAACAGTCGCTTGGCGTCATTCTTACCGGCATGGGCCGGGATGGTGCTAACGGTCTGCTTAAGATGCATAAAAAGGGTGCCTACACCATTGGCCAGGATGAAAAATCCTCGATTGTTTATGGCATGCCAATGGTTGCCTACAACATCGGCGCCGTGGACAAACAATTGTCCCTGGAGCGCATCGCCGACGAAATCATCCGGTTCTTATCAAAATAG
- the flgN gene encoding flagellar export chaperone FlgN: MPETIKYKQTLDSFYDYLFGVIKLHRDTIPKLKDELMLIQSNSIDELSDNLNHQQIFLYQIKNFDQDVADYMEKLGVSGKNISEVIGHFPKEEQERFAKLLTEFKEVAKEIEFYKDKCQTLLQTKLHMVNKNIAQFEAKQEKTTYGEDGKEEGGVKLPSAFEKSV; encoded by the coding sequence ATGCCTGAAACAATAAAATATAAACAAACTTTAGATAGTTTTTATGACTATCTTTTCGGGGTTATTAAGCTTCATCGTGATACCATACCCAAGCTTAAAGATGAGCTGATGCTGATTCAGAGTAACAGCATCGATGAGCTAAGTGATAACCTCAATCACCAGCAGATCTTTCTGTATCAGATTAAGAACTTTGATCAGGATGTTGCCGATTATATGGAAAAATTGGGCGTTAGTGGTAAAAACATTAGTGAAGTAATCGGTCATTTTCCCAAAGAAGAGCAAGAACGATTTGCAAAACTGCTGACAGAATTTAAAGAAGTCGCTAAAGAAATAGAGTTTTATAAAGATAAATGTCAGACTCTTCTGCAAACAAAATTGCATATGGTCAACAAGAATATTGCGCAATTTGAAGCAAAACAGGAAAAAACAACCTATGGAGAAGATGGCAAAGAAGAGGGTGGTGTCAAACTTCCCAGTGCTTTTGAAAAGAGTGTTTAG